The following nucleotide sequence is from Myxococcales bacterium.
GCGTCGCCGCGTTGATGTTCACTGCTACGTCTCGCCTCGGGCTCGACTTGCTGCGCATCATCGCGCTCTACGTGGTCGTGGTGCTGCTCGGTCTCGGCCTCCACATGTTCGTGGTGTACTCGATCAGCGTGCGGTTCTTCGGCGGCATGAAGCCGCTCCATTTCTTTCGCTCCATTCGCCTGGCCATGGTCACCGCTTTCTCGACGGCATCCAGCAACGCGTCGCTGCCCGCGGCGCTCGAAGTGGCGGAACACAACCTGAAGTTGCCCCGACACGTCAGCCGCTTCGTGCTGACGGCGGGCAGCAGCATGAATCAGAACGGCACGGCCCTGTTCGAGGGTGTCACGGTGCTCTTCCTGGCGCAGGTGTACGGCGTGCCGCTCAGCTTCGGTCAACAGGTGCTGGTGGTCGGGGTCTGCATCTTGGCGGGCATCGGCACGGCGGGTGTGCCGGCCGGCTCGCTGCCCGTGATCATGATGATCCTCGGCATGCTGAGGATCCCGGTCGAGGGCATCGGCTTGATCTTGGGCGTCGACCGCTTCCTCGACATGTGCCGCACCACGCTGAACGTGACGGGAGATCTGGCGGCGGCGGTGTACGTCGCCAAGGGTGAGGTCGAACCGGCAACGTGACGGCTGGTCCGCCGGGGTACTGGTCCGCCAGCGAAATTTCTCAAGTCGGGAGCGTGTACCGCGCCCCGAGCAGCGGCGGCGGCGCCGAGCTCGTGCATGCCACGCCCGGCTCGGTGGAAGGCATCGCGGCCGACTCCGAGAGTGTGTTCTGGGTCATGCGGCAGTCGCCCGGAGAATCCCTGCGTGGCGCGGTCTTCGGCAGTGGTCCGAAAGCGCTGCTGGAGTCCAACCCGTTTTCGGTCATGGGAGTGGCGATCGATGCCAACGCTGTTTTTTTCACCAGCATCGAGGCCGACGGCAGCGGGAGCGTGCGGAAGCTCTACCGGCGCTGAGCCGCCCGCGTGGCGCCGTCTCTGGAATGCATGCTCACGGTCGAGACGTTTGGTCACTTCATGGAGCAGCTGCGCCCGGCGGGTTTGGTCTGGGGCCCGACGCTGCTGTTCCTCGTCATCGTCGGCAGCATGCTCGACGTGGTCCACCTCGAAGGTGACCACACGAGCTACCTGGTTCTGGCGCCGTACCCGACGCTCGGTCTTGTGCACGGCGGCGGGGAAGAAGGCGCATTCCGGCGCGCCCACCCGGGGCTAGCCGAACCCTGGTGGTCGAGGGGTGACTATCTGACGTTGTTCGAGCTCACCGACGGCTGAGGGAGTGAGTCGGGTCCCCCACTCGCTGCGCTCGCGGACATGCTGAATCACGGGCGCGTGCGAGGCGAGCCCCGCCGCCGGTGCGCGGCGCGAGCAGAACCCCGCAGCCGTGGCCGTCTCTGCGAAAACCGCAGCCGCAGCCCGGACCGCGCTGCCGCGAGCGGTGACAGTCGCCCAAGCTCGATTGCGCCAGAAAAGCGGTGCGGCCCTCATCCCTCCGTCGCCGGTCACGGAGCGGTGGTCGAGAAGGGCCTGCTCAAGCCCGGCTAGGTGATGTAGAAGGGCGTCGGCCAGGCTAGACGCCGCGGAGCGCCCGCTGCTCGGCGCCCAACCGAGAACCCGAGCGCGACTGGCGCAGGAATTCGCCAAACAGGCCGAAGGACCACAAGGAGACGGCATGACCACCCAAACGTCGAAGATCATCTGGACGCAAATCGACGAGGCGCCCGCGCTCGCGACCTACTCGCTCCTGCCCATCGTGCAGGGCTTCGTGAAGGGCACCGGAGTCGAGGTCGAGACCCGCGACATCTCCTTGGCGGGACGCATTCTCGCCAACTTCCCGGACAAGCTGAAGCCGGAGCAGAAAGTCCCCGACTGCTTGGCGCAGCTTGGTGAGCTCAGCAAGACCCCCGAAGCGAACATCATCAAGCTGCCCAACATCTCGGCCTCCATCCCGCAGCTGAAGGCGGCGATCGCGGAGCTTCGGGCTCACGGATACGACGTGCCCGAGTATCCCGAAGCGCCCAAAGACGACGCCGAGAAGGCCGTCCAGACCCGCTACGCGAAGTGCCTGGGCAGTGCCGTGAACCCGGTGCTTCGCGAGGGCAACTCGGACCGCCGCCCGCCACCTGCGGTGAAGGCGTTCTCGAAGAAACACCCGCACAGGCTCGGCGCGTGGAAACCGGAGTCAAAGTCTCACGTCGCCCACATGAGTGAGGGCGATTGGTTCGGCAACGAGACTTCAATCACCCTCGCCGAAGCGCTCGACTACCGCATCGAGCTCGTCGAAGCGTCGGGCAAAGTGACGGTCCTGAAGCAGAAGGCCCCGCTCCTCGGCGGCGAGATCATCGACTCGAGCAAGATGAGCGTGAAGGCGCTCCGCAAGTTTTATGCGGACGAGATCGCCGATGCCAAGGCGCAGGGGGTCCTGCTCTCGCTCCACCTCAAGGCGACCATGATGAAGGTCTCCGATCCCGTGCTGTTCGGCCACGCGGTCAGCGTCTTCTTCGCCGACGTCTTCGACAAACATGCGGCCGCGCTCCAGGAGGCCGGGGTGAATCCCAACCTCGGGCTTGGCGACCTCTACAAGAAGATCCAGATCTTGCCCGCGGAAAAGCGCGGCGAGATCGAGGCCGACATTCAGGCGGTCTACCCCGAGCGTCCGGCGCTCGCGATGGTCGACTCTGACAAGGGCATCACCAACTTGCACGCCCCGAACGACATCATCGTGGATGCCTCGATGCCGGTCGTGGTGCGGGACTCGGGCTGTATGTGGGGACCGGACGGGAAACTCGCCGAGACCAAGGCGATGATCCCTGACCGGAGTTATGCCGGCATCTACCGAGAGATCCTCGATGACTGCCGGCGCAATGGCGCGTTCGACCCGGCCACCATGGGTGACGTCCCCAACGTCGGGCTGATGGCCCAGCAGGCCGAGGAGTACGGTTCGCACGACAAGACCTTCGTTGCGTCGGCCGCGGGCAGCATCCGTGTGGTGAACGACGCCACCGGTGCGACGCTGCTCGAGCAGAGCGTCGAGACGGGCGATCTCTTCCGCATGTGCCAGACCAAGGACGTGCCCGTCCGCGACTGGGTCAAGCTCGCCGTCTCGCGCGCCCGCGCCACCGGCTCACCGGCAGTCTTCTGGCTCGACAAACAGCGCGCTCACGACCGACAAGTGATCGCCAAAGTGGAGAAGTACCTCTCCGAGCACGACACGAACGGGCTCACGCTGAAGATCCTGGAGCCGGTCGAGGCCATGAAGTACTCGCTCGAGCGCATCCGCAAGGGGCAGGACACGGTCTCGGTCACCGGCAACGTGCTCCGCGACTACCTGACCGATCTCTTCCCGATCCTCGAGATCGGCACCTCCGCCAAGATGCTCTCCATCGTGCCCCTGCTCGCGGGTGGGGGTCTGTTCGAGACCGGCGCCGGCGGCTCGGCTCCCAAACACGTCCAGCAGTTCCAGAGTGAGGGCTACTTGCGCTGGGACTCACTGGGAGAGTTCTCTGCGCTGGGCGCGTCG
It contains:
- a CDS encoding dicarboxylate/amino acid:cation symporter; translation: MTNHRAMLVGLVAGAAGGLAVNAFARDARWVALFTDYTAVPVGQIFLRLLFMLIIPILFSALVLGVADLDMQHLGRLGGRMMGYTIVVSAIAVTIGITLVNVIGPGRGVSTEGLDLGAQIASLKAAGAPTDTSPVALLVNLIPSNVVAAAANGDMLAVIAFSLIFGAGLALTKTEGAERLKEAISGLFDVSMRIINGVLRLAPLGVAALMFTATSRLGLDLLRIIALYVVVVLLGLGLHMFVVYSISVRFFGGMKPLHFFRSIRLAMVTAFSTASSNASLPAALEVAEHNLKLPRHVSRFVLTAGSSMNQNGTALFEGVTVLFLAQVYGVPLSFGQQVLVVGVCILAGIGTAGVPAGSLPVIMMILGMLRIPVEGIGLILGVDRFLDMCRTTLNVTGDLAAAVYVAKGEVEPAT
- a CDS encoding NADP-dependent isocitrate dehydrogenase; protein product: MTTQTSKIIWTQIDEAPALATYSLLPIVQGFVKGTGVEVETRDISLAGRILANFPDKLKPEQKVPDCLAQLGELSKTPEANIIKLPNISASIPQLKAAIAELRAHGYDVPEYPEAPKDDAEKAVQTRYAKCLGSAVNPVLREGNSDRRPPPAVKAFSKKHPHRLGAWKPESKSHVAHMSEGDWFGNETSITLAEALDYRIELVEASGKVTVLKQKAPLLGGEIIDSSKMSVKALRKFYADEIADAKAQGVLLSLHLKATMMKVSDPVLFGHAVSVFFADVFDKHAAALQEAGVNPNLGLGDLYKKIQILPAEKRGEIEADIQAVYPERPALAMVDSDKGITNLHAPNDIIVDASMPVVVRDSGCMWGPDGKLAETKAMIPDRSYAGIYREILDDCRRNGAFDPATMGDVPNVGLMAQQAEEYGSHDKTFVASAAGSIRVVNDATGATLLEQSVETGDLFRMCQTKDVPVRDWVKLAVSRARATGSPAVFWLDKQRAHDRQVIAKVEKYLSEHDTNGLTLKILEPVEAMKYSLERIRKGQDTVSVTGNVLRDYLTDLFPILEIGTSAKMLSIVPLLAGGGLFETGAGGSAPKHVQQFQSEGYLRWDSLGEFSALGASLEHIAATTKNAKAAVLSEALDQAIAKFLDNNKSPARKVGQIDNRGSHFYLAMYWAEALAAQSKDAALKDRFAPVAKVLKDSEEKINSELVGAQGKPVDMGGYYQPDPVKTGNAMRPSPTLNAIIDGIA